A window from Malassezia japonica chromosome 1, complete sequence encodes these proteins:
- the VMA4 gene encoding V-ATPase V1 sector subunit E (EggNog:ENOG503NXSD; COG:C; BUSCO:EOG09264OML), which translates to MSHAMNDDEVNTELKKMVEFIRQEAQEKAREIQVKADEEFAIEKAKIVQQETHNLDAQFDKKKKQVEIEQKIAKSNQSNKARLEVLKLREESLQGLFESARERLTELTKDSKKYKALLEELLLQGLFDLHETSVEVIARSGDVQLVQEVSDSAIKRYTDETGRKANINVKEGLSKDSAGGLILTGLNGRIQLNNTLEERLHLLEDKMLPELRLDLFGPNKDRKFLS; encoded by the exons GAGTTCATCCGCCAGGAGGCTCAAGAGAAGGCGCGTGAGATCCAGGtcaaggccgacgaggagttTGCCATTGAGAAG GCCAAGATTGTGCAGCAAGAGACCCATAACCTCGACGCCCAGTTCGACAAGAAGAAGAAGCAGGTGGAGATTGAGCAGAAGAT TGCCAAGTCCAACCAGAGCAacaaggcgcgcctcgaggtgctcaagCTGCGCGAAGAGAGCCTGCAGGGCCTCTTTGAGTCTGCGCGAGAGCGTCTTACGGAGCTGACCAAGGACAGCAAGAAGTACAAGGCGCTTCTGGAGGAGCTCCTCCTCCAGGGCCTCTTTGACCTCCACGAGACCTCGGTCGAGGTTATTGCGCGCTCCGGCGatgtgcagctcgtccaggaggtgagcgactcggcgaTCAAGCGCTACACGGACGAGACCGGCCGCAAGGCCAACATCAACGTCAAGGAGGGTCTCTCGAAGGACTCGGCCGGCGGCCTGATCCTCACCGGCCTCAACGGCCGCATCCAGCTGAACAACACGCTGGAGGAGCGTCTGCACCTGCTGGAAGACAAGATGCTccccgagctgcgcctcgacttGTTCGGCCCGAACAAGGACCGCAAGTTCCTGTCGTAA
- the TIF35 gene encoding translation initiation factor eIF3 subunit g (BUSCO:EOG0926489S; EggNog:ENOG503NX70; COG:J), which produces MSVAEPTPRIETRDEGNGVQTVVEYRTNADGKQVKVTRRIKRTLVSTRVNHDVAERKSWTKFGLEKSAAPGPHGGTTSIGANVQVKLMAGGTKEPEQDPTDAMREKLANKRVQCRLCKGDHYTARCPYRDTLEAIPGAGGEAPEGDAATAALAGGDPSAPAKINPAAAALGAAGLGPGKYKPPSLRSGAVPMTMGGPTQRDDSSTLRVTNLSEDVEEEDLRDLFRRYGRVTRIYLGRDRETGACKGFAYVNFEDRASADLARQKLDGFPYSNLILSCQWSQPRADRPT; this is translated from the exons ATGTCTGTGGCTGAACC CACGCCTCGcatcgagacgcgcgacgaaGGCAACGGCGTGCAGACCGTGGTTGAGTACCGCACTAATGCCGACGGCAAGCAGGTCAAGGTTACGCGCCGCATtaagcgcacgctcgtctCCACGCGCGTGAACCACGACGTGGCGGAGCGCAAGAGCTGGACCAAGTTTGGCCTCGAGAAGAGTGCTGCGCCCGGCCCCCACGGTGGCACCACGTCGATCGGTGCGAATGTGCAGGTGAAGCTCATGGCCGGTGGAACTAAGGAGCCCGAGCAGGACCCTACCGATGCCATGCGCGAGAAGCTGGCCAACAAGCGTGTCCAGTGTCGTTTGTGCAAGGGCGACCATtacacggcgcgctgcccgtACCGCGACACGCTTGAGGCGATCCCTGGTGCGGgtggcgaggcgcccgagggcgacgcggcgactgccgcgctcgctggCGGCGACCCCTCCGCCCCGGCCAAGATCAACCctgccgctgctgcgctgggcgcggccggccTTGGGCCGGGCAAATACAAGCCGCCGAGCCTGCGGTCGGGTGCTGTGCCGATGACGATGGGCGGACCtacgcagcgcgacgactcgtcgacgctgcgtgtgACGAACCTGAGCGAAGACGTGGAAGAGGAGGACCTGCGCGACCTCTTCCGGCGCTACGGTCGTGTCACGCGTATCTACTTGGGCCGCGACCGCGAGACGGGTGCATGCAAGGGCTTTGCATACGTCAACTTTGAGGACCGCGCCTCGGCTGACCTGGCCCGGCAAAAGCTGGATGGTTTCCCCTACAGCAACTTGATTCTCAGCTGCCAGTGGTCGCAGCCGCGGGCGGACCGTCCTACGTAG
- a CDS encoding uncharacterized protein (COG:J; EggNog:ENOG503P7VI) produces the protein MLTFLNSNDFSTYRSISGNQNALLGDNESLAVTALTHESWMYGLQGHNRRLAFLGRRALKTYLSLYLFHLLSEAGRAETLPDAEVRYLQNILSAPHGVDDLIRTQALGDHVGRALKLEQVMRWHPTMGAQVAQQFFLSRILPNIEQLSREAPSSIQESITKSSKEAAEALHHSP, from the exons ATGCTGACGTTCTTGAACAGCAACGACTTTTCGACGTATCGCTCCATATCCGGTAATCAAAACGCCCTGCTGGGCGACAACGAGAGCCTGGCTGTCACTGCGCTCACGCATGAGAGCTGGATGTATGGCCTGCAAGGACATAACCGCCGCCTGGCcttcctcggccgccgcgcgctcaaAACGTACCTCTCGCTCTACCTGTTCCACCTCCTCTCCGAGgcggggcgcgccgagacgctACCGGATGCCGAGGTGCGGTACCTCCAAAATATCCTGTCTGCACCGCACGGTGTGGATGACTTGATCCGCACAcaagcgctcggcgaccacgtcggtcgcgcgttgaagctcgagcaggtcatGCGCTGGCACCCTACGATG GGAGCACAAGTCGCACAGCAGTTCTTCTTGTCACGTATTCTGCCCAACATCGAGCAGCTttcgcgcgaggcgccttCTTCTATCCAAGAGAGTATCACCAAGTCCAGCAaggaggcggccgaggccctGCATCATTCGCCTTAG